One genomic window of Candidatus Desulfofervidus auxilii includes the following:
- a CDS encoding B12-binding domain-containing radical SAM protein, which produces MRILLLQPPWDNHLKTDRPPLGIAYIAAVLEKEGYEVQIKDMFLRPGIPIEKQVREYMEFDPQIVGISTVTSTHSNGEKVAGIIKNINQDVITIVGGPHASALPKEVIKNPNVDFVVRGEGEITFLELCRHIESGKNIEYVCSVTFISKGKVISTPNRELIKNLDEIPFPARHLLDINEYSLEINGKKATTMISTRGCPFNCIFCFKGVFGNTYRERSVSNIIEEIKQINDTYNIYAIYFQDDLFFLNRRRVKEFCKTLKKEKVEIDWSCFSRVDLMEKDLLNDLSEANCYRIHYGVESGSNKILKLLHKNIEKRKIKEIFQETHRAGIKTRAYFILGLPFDTPETIVETIKFAFELKTDELQFSIATPWPGTPLWNMLEKKDVNFSQYIFMNLRSKNHLEPAPLIIPSRICNEGISVKELIDIILSAGCQSSRR; this is translated from the coding sequence ATGAGAATATTGCTATTACAACCTCCTTGGGATAATCATCTGAAAACCGATAGACCACCATTAGGAATAGCTTATATAGCAGCTGTTTTAGAGAAAGAGGGATATGAAGTCCAAATTAAGGATATGTTCCTTCGACCTGGGATTCCTATAGAAAAGCAAGTAAGAGAATATATGGAATTTGACCCTCAAATAGTAGGGATATCGACTGTTACGTCTACACATTCCAATGGTGAGAAAGTCGCAGGAATTATTAAGAATATAAACCAAGATGTCATAACTATTGTTGGGGGACCGCATGCCTCTGCACTACCAAAAGAAGTTATAAAAAACCCCAATGTCGATTTCGTAGTTAGGGGAGAAGGAGAAATAACCTTTTTGGAACTTTGCAGGCATATTGAGAGTGGAAAAAATATTGAGTATGTTTGTAGCGTTACCTTCATTAGTAAAGGCAAAGTAATCAGCACTCCTAATAGGGAATTAATTAAAAATCTAGATGAAATTCCTTTTCCAGCTAGGCACCTTTTAGATATAAATGAATATTCCTTAGAAATAAATGGAAAGAAAGCTACAACAATGATTTCAACCAGAGGCTGTCCTTTTAATTGTATATTCTGTTTTAAAGGTGTTTTTGGAAATACGTATAGAGAGAGAAGTGTATCAAATATAATAGAAGAGATAAAGCAGATTAATGATACCTATAATATCTATGCTATCTATTTCCAAGATGACTTATTTTTCTTAAATAGGAGAAGAGTCAAAGAATTTTGTAAGACTCTTAAAAAGGAAAAAGTAGAAATTGATTGGAGTTGTTTTTCACGAGTAGACTTAATGGAGAAGGATTTATTAAATGATCTTTCGGAAGCGAATTGTTATCGAATCCATTATGGTGTAGAGAGTGGTTCAAATAAAATACTCAAGCTATTACATAAAAATATAGAAAAAAGAAAAATAAAAGAAATTTTCCAAGAAACCCATAGAGCGGGCATAAAAACAAGAGCATATTTTATACTTGGTTTACCCTTTGACACGCCTGAAACTATTGTAGAAACAATTAAATTTGCTTTTGAATTGAAAACTGACGAGCTACAATTTTCAATAGCGACACCTTGGCCTGGAACCCCTTTATGGAATATGTTAGAAAAAAAAGATGTCAATTTCTCTCAATATATATTTATGAATCTTCGTTCAAAAAACCATTTAGAACCAGCACCTTTAATAATTCCATCACGGATATGCAATGAAGGTATTAGCGTAAAAGAGCTAATAGATATAATACTTTCTGCTGGGTGCCAATCGTCTAGGAGGTGA